The following nucleotide sequence is from Primulina tabacum isolate GXHZ01 chromosome 2, ASM2559414v2, whole genome shotgun sequence.
ataatatgTTGCTTGTGGGAATGAATCTTCTAAAACCTATGTGTGAATGTTGGTTTCAGATTTACTTGTTCAACTTGCAAGTTCGAGACATAAATGTTTGTAAACCTGGGTTTTGCTGTGATTGATATTCACtaattgaaaaatattgaagTTTTTTGAACCATGAACGGGGCaattatatttttgtatttgGTATTGATTTTAAAGAGTTATTAAAGGAGCttgatttttttcttgaaaGCTGCATGGAGTAAGTGTTCTCTTGTTGATGCGGCCTTTCTCTAACAGTGTCTTTCATGTAAATGACATTGAGATTCTGAAATCCTATCACCTATTCTACATAGAAACTTAGGAATGTTTTCGAAATTCAATGTTCTTTCAGGAAAAGGGTGAAGTTAGTATGCAGAAATCTCTTCTAATTGAGTTTCAGCTTCTTATTTGGTTTCTATTGACATCTTCTGTTTGTCTTGCTACTCTAATTCCCAGGCTTACATCAAGGTATTTATAGtatttcttttaattgattttagtatAGTTGTTATATGAGCCTCTAAGTGGAAATGATCTGACAAAAGCATGGGGATTTTTCCCTTGGACTGTTAAATGTTTTCAACTTCACGTGGTGTTCACATGATAGTTGAAAGCTGAAAATGACGATTTTTCTTTGGAATAGTGCAATTGGCTTGTTAGCTGTGGGTATTGGAATTCTTAATGTATTAATTATGGCATCTACTGAATATTTGTTTTTTCATGCATTATACATGAGCGTTTCATTACCTGAACATTGGGGAATTGTTATTCTTTACTGTGTTTTTGAAAGGAACTGAGAAATTAATGTTTCTCCAATTATCTGATTGTGTCAGTTTCTCTTTAGATTGCTTTTTCAGCTGCTATAATTAATTTTATCCGTCGATCATACTTAACCGTCCTTTTACTCACGTAACTTCATTTAACGTGTTCAGGGAGCCAGCGTGACCGCAGCTCCAGTCCAGTCCCATCAAAGAAAGATACTGCAAAAGTTGCTGAAGATAAACGAAAAAGGGATGATGGTAGGGGTTCAGATAGGGATTATGGTAGGAGTCAGTCCTGCCGAAGTAGTGAATTGTATAAACATTCCGATCAAAAGTCATCTCGGAGCTATCACAGGCACGATGAGCACCACAGACGGGATAAGCATGTAGATGACTATGACCGAGGTCATTCTAAGTCATCTTATCGTTCTGTGCGTGACTTGCAGGACCACCACACTTTGCATTCCTCGAGGAGGGAGAGAGATCACCATGGATCTAGAGACTATCCAAATGACGTGGACATATACTCTCGGAAAAAATCTGATGGTTCAGGGCACAGAAGCAGGGACGATGACTCATCTGATAGAGCTGGATCTGGAAGGAGACATGCTAATAGTGAAGACCGGAACAGGTATAAAGACAGAGATAGGCAGGGAGATGGTAGAGATTATGAAGTTGGGAAAACAGATTGTCGAAGGAGTTCCGGGGATCACAAAAGTAATCACTCATTCATTTATGATGAGCCAAAGGGCCAGCAAAATGATTCATCCTCCCGAAGAGAGAATTCCGGACATCACTGGAAAGAAGCAGCTCAAAGAGATGTTAAGGGCCTGGATAGTGAGACGACCAGTGAAGAAAAGAGGGGACATGATCATCGGGATAACTTTAAGGAGCAATGTTATGGAAAACTAGTGGAACATACTATTTCTGATGGTACAAAGGCATTTTCGAGTAATGATCAAGATTCTCTTACGAAGAAGCCAAAGTTATTTAGCCATGATGTCTCAGTTTCTGGAGCAGATGGTATACTTTGTCAATTTCCATAGCAACTTTATATCCtatttgtctgattttgatatgTTGTGTTGTGACACCTCTCCCAAATGATAACCCCTGTCAACTGGCCATTGGTAGTCGGAGTCATAAGTATATCTCCTTTTTGTTTGTTATTCATTCTTATCACTCGGTCTCTAATCCTAAGTATAGCGGATGAAAATTAGTTTAACTTACTGGACTACTGAAATAGGTACTTCAGAGCAGTCGTATGTGACAGATTCTGATATTGATGCTGCGAAAATCGCTGCTATGAGAGCAGCTGAATTGGGTAGGTCAATTACTTTATCCGAGCTACTTTTTATTGAAAGCTAATTGTCTTAATCTATTGTGTTATCCCCATTTCCGCAAGTACACTCATTTCTGTGTTACTAAGCAAAGTGATACGATGGCTGGTAAAACCGTTGTCCTTGCTTAGTTTGTGGTGTGCAGTTTTTGGTTGTATTTGTCTCCCAAGTACACCAACATACAAGGTCAATGCGTATCTGATTTGTTTGCAGAAGCAAACATATTGTAAGGTGTCTGCTAGGACCTAAATTTTCTGTAGTATCTGTCATTATTACCATTATGTTTTCGCGGACCTATTTAATCACTATCTTTTGACTCTTTATATCCGATGTAGCTGATTGAATTTTTTGGTTGTTTTTTTCCTTGAAACTGCAGTTAATAAGAATTTAGTTGGTACCGGATGCATGTCGGCTGACCAAAAGAAGAAGCTTTTGTGGGGAAGCAAGAAGACCACCAAGATTGAGGAGGTATGATCATTGCTTTTAACCTTGCTACAGATATGAGAGATAATAAAGGGTGAAAATTTTTGTAGTGTTCGATTTTTATCTTGAAGTTGTGGATTTGTATTCTACCTCCTAACTTATAAGGGTCATTCGAAAACTAAATTTCCATTGAATAAATATGGAGCATTATTTGTGCACATCCTGATAAGAAATATGAGGTAAAAGTTTGAGATAAAGGGACCACTTTTATAACGAATCTTTTATAATATTCCAAATTTTGAATAGTGGTCACCAATTGTTGGAGCATTAGAGAGTGTTCAATTTATAGCTCCAacagaatatacaaaatattgaaaatatagTGATCAACAAAGTATTAACTGATATTGTTCCATGACATTCTGTGTTCATAAGCAGAACCAGCATCATATTTAAAAGTATCCAGGCCCTTTAGTTTTTGGATTAATTTTACTTCAGATGTTTTTGTATTGTTCATCATCGTGTCTAATTTCTCTATGTTCAATACAATGCTCCACATAGTCTGGTCATCGTTGGGATACTGCAAATTTTGGTGATCGTGAACGCCAGGAAAAATTCAACAAACTCATGGTAATTTCTAACCTCTCATTGCTTTCAATACATCACACTCTAACTATGTGCTACTTTTGATTGATTATTTCTAGTCCCCATTAGAATTTTATTTCACTTACTGACACATTTTTAGAGTCTGAGGTTGCATTGGTGCCTATGGCCAATTGTAGGGCGTGAAAGGCGATGCGACAGTGGGAAACCAGCCAGACAACCCCAATGTGGAGAAGCAGCAGGAACAACTACAGCTGGAATTGGAGAGGCAATACACTGCGGGGCTGCGTCGGAGGGATGGTCGTACTGTTGGGCTTGGTCTTTGAAAGCTTTCTTTAGCTACTTGAGTACATGTATTAAAGTATTTTTCCTTATTGTCTTGTATTATGTTGATGAGTTCTTTTGTAAGACAAACTTCTATCGTATGGTAATTTATTGGCCCGTGACGACGACTAATTAAGATCGTTAGATATAGTTCTTTTGTAGGACAAACTTCTATCGCATGGTGATTTGTTGTACTTTGATCACGACTATAGAGATTGCTAGAAATGTGATTCGTTGGAGGTCGACTAGACTTGATATGGTTGAGAATGCAGTctcttttaaattttcttgtgtgtttTGGTGGTTTATATGCTGTTGCGGTTGCCAGCATTTGGATTGAGTCAATGGATTTCAAATATTCTTTCGTTGGTTATCTAACTTAAACAGAATAATTCAAATCcaactttttatttatttacattaTAATTGTATTAATCATAatagattttaaatatttagaaaaatttattgagattggtataattataatataaataaataatatatggatttgaataataaaaataaatttaaaataatttatttcaagCAACTCAATTCCATTGTAACCTTACATTTGGTTTAGAATCTCGGAATCCCAGATAAGTGTAGATGTTGGACTTGGAGAgtcgttttttttttcttgggcCGGTAGTACATGCTGATTTATGATAAGTTATTTAGCAATGAGTGTATATTTTGTGCCCTTGGATTATTACGGCCACGGGGgacaaaaaagagagaaaaattgcTTAGTTTGTTTGACTATTATTATTCGGATGTCGTCCATAATACGGCCGGTGGTCATACCAGTTTGGAGGTTATCTATAACTTGCCTACGGGTCAAATTAGTATGAATTCTCAATAATGTAAAGGATTACTAATTAAAACTTATCTTTATCTCAATTGGTTCCTGAACTTGATTGATGTAAAATCatagaaaatttatttatttttaactttGGGAACACGATGAAGCTATCTTTTGATGAGCAAATCAAAAGGTCAATGCAGTTATCTGTAAATCATGTTTAGTAGATAAATTATATTGGACAAATTCTATGTGACAAACTCAAACTGAGAAGACAGAGACATAACGTCCACCTACTATATCATCATAGCTAGCTTTTTACCTGTAAACTTAATTTGAACACGCTTATATTTTGGTTTAGTTAATGGGGTCATTTGCTAGAATTTAAATTATAAGGTTATCCGAACAAGCAATCCTTTGTTATTGCTTGTTGTAACCTACAAGCAAGCGCCCCTTAATAATTGGCACCGCCGCATTCTCGTCTAATTACTGCATGTTCCCATATATTTTTCAAGCAATtggattttaatttatattttaagctaaaataaaatactatcaTATTTATTTagtgcaacaataaaatatggtatcataattttatttcaaaattatacaaatttttaactagagatttaaaaaaaaaaaaaatcccctCTGGTGTTGTTTGGCCATTAATCGGTGATCTGTGACACCAACTTTTAAAACTCCTCATTTCCAAAGTaaaattattgttattgtgATCCAAGATTATACAACTTTAATCATGAAAATAAGTATAGTTAAATAGAGAAAAGCCATTTTTGCAAGCATTGACGACGATCgttttccaaaatattttggtcTAAGACccacttttatattttaatctTTTGATAGTATAATTTcgtttattatttattacgGTAAAACAAGGAGGAAAAAGATATGCTAATGCATTTTTAATGATTCTAATTTGGTCTTTTAATGTACATCATGATATCCCACTTTGTTATTTTGAATGACAATTTTCTCTATGGGGTCTTAATGACAATTTTTCCCAAGAGTTCAAGGCCTCTCGTGTAAAACTCGAAATGGAGATGAAGATTCACGATTTTTTTGGTTCCGAgtttagaaaattttttaaattcccGAAATAGTTCGGATTGAGTATGAAGATATTATCTTCATCTTCGAACTCGTCccgaaaataataataatattaataattgatattaatattatcattaataagaataatataataataaattcagGTCTGGTGATTCTCCGAGCCCTCATTAACATTttttgtaaggctcgagattattagtcttcattgatgtgatattcgaagatatgagaatgcatgataTGTCATGAGAAGCACTAAGTGAGATGGGAGTAGGAAAGACATGGAAAAAGATGAGAAAATATTCAGAATAGTTGTGAAGGACAGAACtgatggcgcatatgcgcgaagaaatgcgcgcatatgcgcgacacgtccagagacattggcgcacatgcgcgagataaggcgcgcatctGCACGACACCTCCAGAAtctttggcgcacatgcgcgagatgaagcgcgcatatgcgcgaggtgttgaaTTTGCCTTGGCCGAGactagtaggtctcgcgcatatgcgcgggtaatgtcgcgcatatgcgcgagacgtgtactcCAAAGGATGAGCCATGTGTTCTtagccatgcaatatatatattgatttgcTTCATTCTTCCTCAATTCATCAGCAAGAACTGAACGACTCCAGAGAAAAAGCTTCACTTTTCTTATGctcttaaattgtgattttgaaagattcatacatccaaactttaatccgatttcggttttgagctcctctcttcaagggctaaaagaggatgtaagtatctttaaatttcaacatgttCTGAAATGTAAAAGTTGAGGAAagattgatatgattgaaattatATGTTCTTTAGATTATtgacatcgtagaaacgcaaccggatcgaagaacggacgttgtatgctattgtaactattttTCAGCATGTTAAGAGTTaagttatgcagattttgagtactatcatatgcttatgatgatgattatgagttgagacttatgaattgttgatatatgtgagagttggattgaccggtattgagaaattacgtcgttatgccgtcaaatggtaccgaggtcaagtattgaattggatatgtgttgattgagattagagattgatagaatatgtatcaacattttcatttcagatttgatattgtcagtttcgagacttcgactacgacagaaaTTGtgtgacgaaaggtataattcatgttttgtttggggaagacacaactcaaatgagattcaatttgagtttcccaaccaaatcacatactagaattgttgtttatcttttgatatgaacttgatttgtttatagatttatattcaaatctcttgatatgatgatgtcttgtttatagatttatattcaagcctttgagataggagagtcattggcagacttgccaaactagacgttcggtggtatcgacgcttcggatcagattcactccgattgtagacattcgatacagacagggccgaagtctaggaataagacgtacagttaccccgattgggagggtatgtaacagacagtgacgtcttattcacaccgggatccctagggtAGAGTCGAGttgagtcaagacatgatttgatttgaattgcatgttgatatagattggtttcatagactatggagcacattgttattgctttcacgcatgatttatgattatgtattagcatgcatacatgttttatactgggatgtattctcaccggagtttccggctgttgttatgtctgtatgtgtgcataacaacaggtggggcaggatctgggccacgacagagatgagatcgagatagcgtggtgactacgggcgcagaagatcactagtagtttgtacatttgatatgtaatgtatttaattactggtttgtagaatatggataaaacaagacatgtatattatgcttgtgtaataaaataaatacagaccttgtgcttgtttatagacattcgaattaatgttaaaaagcaaaattttgacccaaattttttaataaagatccgattaatcccgaaaagaattgagttagagcccgggtccccacaacaggtggtatcagagccgtaggttctgtagactgagatagaatagaatgagcggggtagatcagGTCTTATTCCTTGCTATTGATGtgttagcatgatttattgctttccctattacatgttgtattgttatctgaattgatttacaacatgtacttgtaaagactgaatcagagatatatgatcagaggagggctgagacagattgtatatagattgtgtactaatctgtttgataatcagatatgccgcctagaagaataccacaaccagttgcaggtcaagtgccggaacagggtagtacgtcaggtactcagatggacgttactgcgacaccgatggagactttgttgaagaggtttcaatcattccatccacctaccttgaagggcacggagaatgcagtggattgtgagagctggctagacgatatagagatgttgtttgaatctcttgctTATACCGACGAATggagagtgaagttgattgggcatcaattacaagaagtggcaaaaagttggtggcttacaacgaaacgagccctggagcatagagatatcgatattacttggaaagtatttaaagatgagttttatcaacgtttctttccagtgtcgtatcgaaaagacaaaggggccgaatttgccaacttgagacattggcagtggaacatagaagagtatgttgccaagttttcttctttgctccgatttacgccacacgtggcaggaaatgacgaagcggtcgcggaccagttcatcaatggtttaaaccctgatatttttacattggtgaacacgggacgacccaataccttttctgatgcactgaacagagcaaaaggagcagaggctggcttgatcaggcagcgaggagcttcctatagtgctcagagtcagagaccgccacagcccgccgtccagtttccaccacctcctcctcgatttgatagaggaagcagtagtagtggcaagaaggattttttgaaagctaagggtaagcagttcaagagagcagagagcagttcgtcgagctccagcgggccacgacagagaggtcctggccagagtacagatgtgacaggcgggtattgcactacttgtggaggccgacatgccacaaagcagtgtcagggagtgatgggcagatgtaacatatgtaagcaacagggacatttctcCAGAGTCTGTCctcagagaggtgcacagagatttcagagtgcagggtcatcagcatcagtgactcagcccgagaggcaagcttcgtctgtccattctttccagcccacgcctacacagtcccaacctagagccagaggtggccagacagtgagccaacctcccagacaacaggctcaggtgtttgcattgacggaggagcaagcccaagatgcactagacgatgtgattgcaggtaactgttttttTTTGCgggtatcctgcatatgtattgatagatacaggtgcatcacatacattcatatcagaacattttgcattgaaacatgcattgcctgtcgagtcattatctactgtagtgtctatttcttctccgttggggagtggtttgatatctgtgacttcagttagacattgtatactgcagtttgaagggcatgagatcgatttagactgtgttgtacttggcttatctgattttgattgtattgtcgggattgacatgttaactaagtacagagccaccgtagactgttttcacaagattgtcagattcagacctgaaatgacagaagagtggaaattctactgtaagggttccagatctcggattcccttagtatctgctttgactatgagtagattgttgcaaaaaggagcagaggggttccttatttattctgtagatctacagaaatcgagcccggcattggcagatttgccagtagtacgggagtttgcagatgtatttcctgacgagattccaggattacctccagctcgagaggtagattttagcattgatctcattccaggtaccgttcctatttcgaaagctccgtataggatggcgccgatagaattgaaataattgaaagcacagttagaagatcttctagccaagggatatatcagacacagtgtatctccttggggcgctccagtgctattcgtgcgcaagaaagacggttcgatgagattgtgtatagattaccgGCAATTGaataaagcaacggtaaagaataaatatccattgccgcgtatcgacgatttatttgatcagttacagggatcatctgtctattccaagattgatttgcgatcgggatatcatcaactcagagttcgagatgttgatataccgaagacagcattccgaaccaggtatggacactacgaatttattgtcatgccttttggtttaacgaatgctccgacggtgtttatgggactaatgaaccgtgtctttcagaggtacttggatgagtttgtgattgtttttattgatgatattctggtgtattctaagaatttgactgagcatgccaatcatttgagaattgtgttgcaaacattgagaaatgaaagattatatgctaaactgtcaaagtgtgagttttggctgagacaagttgtcttcttgggtcatatcatatctggagacggtatttttgtagatccgagtaaagttgaagctgtgatcggtTGGCCAAGATCGACTTCTGTGCCatagatacgcagtttcatgggtttagcagggtaccatcgacgattcattaaagatttctccagtattgcgaagccgattacccagttgacacagaacaatgcgccatttgtgtggtctgaggattgtgagtctagcttcctagagttgaagaagaggctgaccagtgcacctgtcttgatgattccttcagatACTgacgatttcgttgtatattgcgatgcatcccacagagggctaggatgtgttcttatgcagcgagttcatgtgattgcttatgcatctagacagctgaagccacacgagattcgataccccattcatgatcttgaattagcggctatcgtatttgcattgaagatttgacgtcactatctctatggcgagaaatttgagatctactctgatcataaaagcctaaaatatttgttttctcagtcagaattgaacatgagacagcgcagatggctcgatttgttgaaagactttgattgcgagatcaaatactatccaaggaagtcaaatgcagcagcggatgccttgagtcgaaggGTTTGTGCtctatccttgtcgacgataggtgttacgaatatgattgaagactgttgtttgtctggattagcatttgatacaggtAGTAGACCATTGCTACTTGCTTCAATTCAaattgagccagatttgattatgaaaatcaaggAAGCCCAAAGAACCGATTCGAATATTCAGAAATCGATTgatatggtcagatcaggacatcagtctgaatatcgggtacatgattatgttctgtatgtgaataaccgtctggAAGTGCCAGATGTTGTAGAGTTGAAGCaacagattttgtcaga
It contains:
- the LOC142529856 gene encoding uncharacterized protein LOC142529856 isoform X3; its protein translation is MDSKVIESVDSKAEFRKPLNDSAGRKYRRRSSLSGSSYSSDGSQRDRSSSPVPSKKDTAKVAEDKRKRDDGRGSDRDYGRSQSCRSSELYKHSDQKSSRSYHRHDEHHRRDKHVDDYDRGHSKSSYRSVRDLQDHHTLHSSRRERDHHGSRDYPNDVDIYSRKKSDGSGHRSRDDDSSDRAGSGRRHANSEDRNRYKDRDRQGDGRDYEVGKTDCRRSSGDHKSNHSFIYDEPKGQQNDSSSRRENSGHHWKEAAQRDVKGLDSETTSEEKRGHDHRDNFKEQCYGKLVEHTISDGTKAFSSNDQDSLTKKPKLFSHDVSVSGADGTSEQSYVTDSDIDAAKIAAMRAAELVNKNLVGTGCMSADQKKKLLWGSKKTTKIEESGHRWDTANFGDRERQEKFNKLMGVKGDATVGNQPDNPNVEKQQEQLQLELERQYTAGLRRRDGRTVGLGL
- the LOC142529856 gene encoding uncharacterized protein LOC142529856 isoform X2, which gives rise to MDSKVIESVDSKAEFRKPLNDSAGRKYRRRSSLSGSSYSSDGSQRDRSSSPVPSKKDTAKVAEDKRKRDDGRGSDRDYGRSQSCRSSELYKHSDQKSSRSYHRHDEHHRRDKHVDDYDRGHSKSSYRSVRDLQDHHTLHSSRRERDHHGSRDYPNDVDIYSRKKSDGSGHRSRDDDSSDRAGSGRRHANSEDRNRYKDRDRQGDGRDYEVGKTDCRRSSGDHKSNHSFIYDEPKGQQNDSSSRRENSGHHWKEAAQRDVKGLDSETTSEEKRGHDHRDNFKEQCYGKLVEHTISDGTKAFSSNDQDSLTKKPKLFSHDVSVSGADVNKNLVGTGCMSADQKKKLLWGSKKTTKIEESGHRWDTANFGDRERQEKFNKLMSLRLHWCLWPIVGRERRCDSGKPARQPQCGEAAGTTTAGIGEAIHCGAASEGWSYCWAWSLKAFFSYLSTCIKVFFLIVLYYVDEFFCKTNFYRMVIYWPVTTTN
- the LOC142529856 gene encoding uncharacterized protein LOC142529856 isoform X1; this encodes MDSKVIESVDSKAEFRKPLNDSAGRKYRRRSSLSGSSYSSDGSQRDRSSSPVPSKKDTAKVAEDKRKRDDGRGSDRDYGRSQSCRSSELYKHSDQKSSRSYHRHDEHHRRDKHVDDYDRGHSKSSYRSVRDLQDHHTLHSSRRERDHHGSRDYPNDVDIYSRKKSDGSGHRSRDDDSSDRAGSGRRHANSEDRNRYKDRDRQGDGRDYEVGKTDCRRSSGDHKSNHSFIYDEPKGQQNDSSSRRENSGHHWKEAAQRDVKGLDSETTSEEKRGHDHRDNFKEQCYGKLVEHTISDGTKAFSSNDQDSLTKKPKLFSHDVSVSGADGTSEQSYVTDSDIDAAKIAAMRAAELVNKNLVGTGCMSADQKKKLLWGSKKTTKIEESGHRWDTANFGDRERQEKFNKLMSLRLHWCLWPIVGRERRCDSGKPARQPQCGEAAGTTTAGIGEAIHCGAASEGWSYCWAWSLKAFFSYLSTCIKVFFLIVLYYVDEFFCKTNFYRMVIYWPVTTTN